In Coriobacteriia bacterium, a genomic segment contains:
- a CDS encoding septum formation initiator family protein, with translation MCVAAVLALALWAFYPAARVDYREQREKARLEQELARLKERNTDLRAQVDRLKTPEGVEELARRNLGYVAPGEHVYVVSETAEPTAPVAPLAEERRSTLGQRILDYVFAVE, from the coding sequence GTGTGCGTCGCCGCCGTGCTCGCCCTGGCGCTGTGGGCGTTCTATCCGGCGGCGCGGGTGGACTACCGGGAGCAGCGCGAGAAGGCCCGCCTCGAGCAGGAGCTCGCGCGGCTCAAGGAGCGGAACACCGACCTGCGCGCGCAGGTGGACAGGCTCAAGACCCCCGAGGGCGTGGAGGAGCTCGCGCGGAGGAACCTCGGCTACGTCGCGCCCGGCGAGCACGTCTACGTGGTGAGCGAGACGGCGGAGCCCACCGCGCCCGTGGCGCCCCTCGCCGAGGAGCGGCGCTCCACGCTCGGGCAGCGGATCCTCGACTACGTCTTCGCGGTCGAATGA
- a CDS encoding DUF501 domain-containing protein, translating into MSGRDDVLVRSQIGRAPRRPWRVAVRCRFGYPQVIATPSVLEDGSPFPTLYWLTCPYLARAASDQESAGGVAREAGVLAADRALATAMRAADAVYRTRRAEESGGSDACEDVGIAGQRDPLATKCLHAHAAAALAGVVDPVGRRVLRPCGACCEDDECAALRHPRPWGAR; encoded by the coding sequence ATGAGCGGCCGGGACGACGTGCTCGTACGGAGCCAGATCGGCCGCGCCCCGCGCCGGCCGTGGCGCGTCGCCGTGCGCTGCCGGTTCGGGTACCCCCAGGTCATAGCGACGCCGTCCGTGTTGGAGGACGGCTCCCCGTTCCCCACCTTGTACTGGTTGACCTGCCCGTATCTCGCCCGAGCCGCCTCCGACCAGGAGTCGGCGGGCGGAGTCGCGCGCGAGGCCGGCGTCCTGGCGGCGGACCGGGCGCTCGCGACGGCGATGCGCGCGGCCGACGCCGTCTACCGGACGCGCCGCGCGGAGGAGAGCGGGGGGTCCGACGCGTGCGAGGACGTCGGCATCGCGGGACAGCGCGACCCGCTGGCGACGAAGTGCCTGCACGCGCATGCCGCCGCCGCGCTCGCGGGCGTCGTCGACCCCGTCGGCCGGCGAGTGCTCCGGCCTTGCGGCGCGTGCTGTGAGGATGACGAGTGCGCCGCGCTCCGTCACCCGCGTCCGTGGGGGGCGCGATGA